Proteins co-encoded in one Bremerella sp. TYQ1 genomic window:
- a CDS encoding ComEC/Rec2 family competence protein, which translates to MKDAFVVLDVGHGNSAVLINGGVTVVIDTGQGAILLEFLREQEIKHIDTILLSHADTDHIGGLIGLLASDTVSVGVVRANTDSAKTSSTWDDLVFELSQNPGIDFQPILTTESTGDFNTTDVEIEIVAPSTYLASKGPGSVDRKGRTLGTNSNSGVIRLLYGGNPFALLPGDVDIVGLQNIVEQEKELNAKIVVFPHHGGRAGAGDLASFVNDFMRAASPEIVFFSIGRGRHSTPRPEVVNAVRELGPRVQIACTQISENCLASITRELDQSHLTDSAAAGKKNGHCCAGTLIFDFINNECFPSLPRHREFVREEADTPLCIPTEL; encoded by the coding sequence TTGAAAGACGCTTTCGTTGTTCTTGACGTTGGGCACGGAAATTCTGCCGTACTAATAAACGGTGGTGTGACCGTCGTTATTGACACAGGGCAGGGAGCAATACTGCTTGAGTTTCTAAGAGAGCAAGAAATCAAACATATTGACACAATTCTATTATCCCACGCTGATACTGATCACATTGGCGGATTAATTGGACTGTTAGCGAGCGACACAGTTTCGGTTGGCGTCGTTCGAGCGAACACTGACTCCGCAAAGACGAGCAGCACTTGGGATGATCTCGTTTTCGAGTTGTCACAAAATCCAGGAATCGACTTTCAGCCAATATTGACAACAGAATCAACCGGTGATTTCAATACAACGGACGTCGAAATCGAGATTGTCGCACCCAGCACATATCTTGCATCGAAAGGCCCAGGTAGCGTTGACCGCAAGGGTAGAACTCTCGGTACTAATAGCAACAGTGGCGTTATACGACTGCTATACGGTGGCAATCCGTTTGCTTTGCTGCCTGGGGATGTTGATATAGTCGGCCTTCAAAATATCGTGGAGCAGGAAAAGGAACTAAATGCAAAGATTGTAGTTTTTCCTCACCATGGAGGCCGGGCGGGCGCTGGTGATTTGGCAAGTTTTGTGAACGATTTTATGAGGGCGGCGAGTCCTGAGATTGTCTTCTTCTCAATTGGTAGGGGACGACACTCTACTCCGCGGCCTGAAGTCGTCAACGCCGTTCGCGAACTCGGCCCGAGAGTTCAAATTGCATGTACTCAAATCTCCGAGAATTGTCTTGCGTCGATTACGCGAGAACTCGACCAATCTCACCTGACTGACAGCGCTGCTGCTGGAAAGAAGAATGGCCATTGCTGCGCAGGCACGTTGATCTTCGACTTTATCAACAATGAATGCTTTCCAAGTTTGCCGAGACATCGCGAGTTTGTTCGTGAAGAAGCGGATACACCACTATGTATTCCAACAGAACTGTAG
- a CDS encoding sensor histidine kinase produces the protein MSEQSTNSTATFRFATDILQRLGEELNPSPDQGLLELVKNSFDANASECVVELIDTDTPGGTVRIRDDGDGMARDDIVDGWLVLGKSSKNTRRLTRLKRIPAGNKGLGRLAALRMGKTARLLTRPRSDRSREHLLEIDWNSFQNADLIENVPLSVRSQNREASVPHGTEIEIGQLKQRIGRWDVKRLARAMILLADPFLDDPTAFKPRLIATAYSDLEKLVRQRYFSEADYHLVAKVRNGKATASVLDSKGEPLFEAEHEDIIEDAEKPNYACPDARFEFWVFLLSHTSFQTRPVSLAQVKEWLGAFGGVHLYSNGLRVSPYGNPGHDWLDINLLRNRNPEERPGTHTSIGKVEVIDRNAVLVQKTDRSGFIETEAFTDLRRFAMDALEWMARRRMEVAEKRRASERTQAQRKTRRSKKKLDEVIQTTPEPVREELTEAAKAYDRSREKEVDRLKKEIQLYRTLATAGIMAATFAHESSASPIKVIRGSIRAIRRRGMRLFRDVFDEKFEEPVSNVENATESLGVLGAATLELLDHEKRRLGRVNPHTLIQKILNTFQPFLNGRGVEVQLILCSGEPYFRGSDAAFESIITNLINNSLAFFEKAGTQNRRIAINTQVVKDVLVLSVSDNGPGLVDIRPRDIWLPGQSTRDGGTGLGLTIVRDTVVDVGGKVNASESSELGGVEIIIEIPIIGR, from the coding sequence GTGACGGAATGGCTCGTGACGATATCGTTGATGGATGGCTGGTTCTCGGAAAGTCGTCAAAGAACACACGGCGATTGACTCGATTGAAAAGAATCCCGGCCGGTAACAAAGGCCTTGGACGACTCGCTGCTCTCCGTATGGGGAAAACTGCTCGGCTACTAACTAGACCACGATCAGATCGAAGCCGGGAACACCTTTTGGAGATCGACTGGAATAGCTTTCAGAATGCAGATCTAATTGAAAACGTCCCCCTTTCTGTCCGTTCACAAAATCGTGAGGCTTCAGTTCCGCATGGCACTGAGATCGAGATTGGTCAGCTCAAACAGCGTATTGGACGATGGGATGTAAAACGCCTCGCACGAGCAATGATTCTGCTCGCAGACCCATTTTTGGATGACCCTACAGCTTTTAAGCCGCGATTGATCGCGACGGCATACTCCGATCTTGAGAAGCTAGTACGGCAACGTTACTTCTCCGAAGCCGATTATCACCTTGTAGCTAAGGTTCGGAATGGAAAAGCAACGGCAAGCGTTCTCGACTCGAAAGGAGAACCCCTCTTCGAAGCGGAACACGAAGATATCATTGAGGATGCAGAAAAGCCGAACTATGCCTGTCCTGATGCTAGATTCGAGTTTTGGGTCTTCCTTCTGAGTCATACGTCTTTTCAAACTCGACCAGTCTCTCTTGCCCAAGTGAAAGAGTGGCTGGGAGCATTCGGCGGTGTTCACTTATATAGCAACGGATTACGAGTAAGCCCTTACGGAAATCCTGGTCATGACTGGTTAGATATAAATCTATTGCGAAACAGGAATCCAGAGGAAAGACCTGGTACACATACTTCGATTGGAAAAGTTGAAGTAATCGATCGAAATGCAGTGCTCGTTCAGAAAACGGATCGTTCCGGTTTCATCGAGACAGAGGCTTTTACCGATCTGCGGCGATTTGCAATGGATGCCCTCGAATGGATGGCCCGACGGCGAATGGAAGTTGCCGAAAAAAGAAGGGCAAGCGAGCGTACCCAAGCCCAACGCAAGACTAGAAGATCGAAGAAAAAGCTGGATGAAGTTATTCAGACAACTCCGGAGCCTGTTCGTGAAGAACTTACTGAAGCGGCCAAGGCATATGACCGAAGTCGCGAAAAGGAAGTCGACCGACTAAAAAAGGAAATACAGCTGTACCGTACGTTGGCGACTGCGGGCATCATGGCAGCGACGTTTGCGCACGAAAGCAGTGCGAGTCCGATCAAGGTTATTCGCGGAAGCATCAGGGCGATTAGAAGACGTGGCATGAGACTTTTTAGAGATGTCTTCGACGAAAAGTTTGAAGAACCAGTATCTAATGTCGAAAATGCAACGGAGAGTCTGGGAGTGCTTGGGGCGGCAACACTTGAACTCTTGGATCACGAGAAGCGAAGATTGGGACGCGTAAACCCTCATACTCTGATTCAAAAGATCTTAAACACGTTTCAGCCATTTTTGAATGGGCGTGGAGTGGAAGTTCAACTTATCCTTTGTTCGGGTGAGCCATATTTTCGCGGCAGTGATGCTGCTTTCGAGTCGATCATCACAAACCTCATTAATAACAGCCTTGCGTTTTTTGAAAAGGCAGGTACCCAGAACCGAAGAATTGCAATCAATACACAAGTTGTGAAGGATGTACTTGTACTTTCGGTTTCTGATAACGGACCGGGACTTGTCGACATAAGGCCGCGGGACATTTGGCTGCCAGGTCAATCGACTCGCGACGGAGGAACTGGTTTAGGACTGACGATAGTTCGTGATACTGTAGTGGATGTTGGAGGAAAAGTTAACGCTAGTGAATCGTCTGAATTAGGTGGAGTTGAAATCATCATTGAAATCCCAATTATCGGAAGGTGA